A single window of Narcine bancroftii isolate sNarBan1 chromosome 1, sNarBan1.hap1, whole genome shotgun sequence DNA harbors:
- the armc7 gene encoding armadillo repeat-containing protein 7 has protein sequence MATSSQYVQSKTQGKDRFDYLQALVTEFQDTDSQESKEQVLANLANFAYDPSNYQYLRQLQVIDLFLDMLTEENERFVEFGIGGLCNLCLDKQNKEYILQNNGVQAVLDCLSSTNEDTVLSAITTLMYLMTPLSQEEITAMPVIQCMLRFSLSNNKRLSNLATLFLEDVCSSEEVEKARNLQNHTALGIPLPKE, from the exons ATGGCTACCTCTAGTCAGTATGTACAAAGTAAGACCCAGGGGAAAGATCGGTTTGATTACCTACAAGCTCTTGTGACTGAATTTCAGGATACTGACAGTCAAG AGTCAAAGGAGCAAGTTCTGGCAAACCTGGCTAATTTTGCATATGATCCCAGTAACTATCAGTATCTTCGACAGCTACAGGTCATTGACCTATTCCTGGACATGCTCACAGAAGAAAATGAAAGATTTGTAGAATTTGGAATAG gtggtctctgtAACTTGTGCCTGGACAAACAAAACAAGGAATATATTTTACAGAACAATGGAGTTCAAGCAGTGTTGGACTGTTTATCCAGCACAAATGAGGACACTGTGCTATCTGCCATTACTACATTAATGTACCTGATGACTCCTTTGTCACAAGAAGAAATAACAGCAATGCCAGTTATTCAGTGTATGCTACGTTTTTCCTTGTCCAATAACAAACGTCTGAGTAACTTAGCAACCCTATTTCTAGAAGATGTCTGCTCTTCAGAGGAAGTAGAAAAGGCCAGAAATCTGCAGAATCACACAGCTCTGGGAATACCACTTCCAAAAGAATAG